One Aegilops tauschii subsp. strangulata cultivar AL8/78 chromosome 7, Aet v6.0, whole genome shotgun sequence genomic window carries:
- the LOC109757067 gene encoding probable glutathione S-transferase GSTU6 produces MMAGAQQQRLKLLGPGTGVSMYTIRVQMALCIKELSYDFLPEDPWSKSDLLLASNPVYKKLPVLIHAGRPVCESLIIVQYLDDAFAGNGTSILPTDPYSRAVARFWASYIDDKLFPSCIGILKTAKQQERADKVEETLAAFGLLEAALAECSKEGEAEALFFGGGSLGLLDIALGCYLPWIEAIGHLAAMPPFLDAARTPKLAAWAERFRAAEPVRALLPAADKVEEYISTVLYPKWNAALTASATN; encoded by the exons ATGATGGCCGGCGCTCAACAGCAAAGGCTCAAGCTGCTGGGGCCGGGGACCGGGGTGAGCATGTACACGATTCGCGTCCAGATGGCGCTCTGCATCAAGGAGCTGAGCTACGACTTCCTCCCCGAGGACCCCTGGAGCAAGAGCGACCTCCTCCTTGCGTCCAACCCCGTGTACAAGAAGCTCCCCGTCCTCATCCACGCTGGCAGGCCCGTCTGCGAGTCGCTCATCATTGTGCAGTACCTTGACGACGCCTTCGCCGGCAACGGCACCTCCATCCTCCCCACCGACCCCTACAGCCGCGCCGTCGCCCGCTTTTGGGCTTCCTACATCGACGACAAG TTGTTCCCTTCATGCATCGGCATTCTCAAGACGGCAAAGCAGCAGGAGAGAGCTGACAAGGTGGAGGAGACCTTGGCGGCGTTCGGGCTCTTAGAGGCCGCCCTGGCGGAGTGCTCCAAAGAAGGGGAGGCTGAGGCACTGTTCTTTGGCGGTGGCTCTCTCGGGCTGCTCGACATTGCCCTCGGGTGCTATCTTCCCTGGATCGAAGCGATAGGCCACCTTGCCGCCATGCCGCCATTCCTCGATGCGGCTAGGACACCAAAGCTGGCCGCGTGGGCGGAGCGGTTCAGGGCCGCCGAGCCGGTAAGGGCGCTGCTGCCTGCGGCGGACAAGGTGGAGGAGTACATCTCAACGGTTCTTTATCCAAAGTGGAACGCCGCACTCACTGCGTCGGCAACTAATTAG
- the LOC109757049 gene encoding probable glutathione S-transferase GSTU6, with product MAGGEELKLLGWWAPGVSPYVLRAQMALAVKGLSYDYLPEDRWSTSDLLIASNPVYKKVPVLIHNGRPVCESLLILEYLDDAVGLAGNGKPILPADPYSRAVARFWAAYVNDKLFPSCTGILKTTKQEERAGKMEETLSGLRHLEAVMAECSEGEAEAPFFGGDAIGFLDIALGCYLPWFEAAGRLAGLGPIIDPARTPKLAAWAERFSVAEPIKALLPGVDKLEEYITTALYPKWNIAVTGN from the exons ATGGCCGGCGGTGAAGAGCTGAAGCTGCTGGGGTGGTGGGCGCCCGGGGTGAGTCCCTACGTGCTGCGCGCCCAGATGGCGCTCGCCGTAAAGGGGCTGAGCTACGACTACCTCCCCGAGGACCGCTGGTCCACGAGCGACCTCCTCATCGCGTCCAACCCCGTGTACAAGAAGGTGCCCGTCCTCATTCACAACGGCAGGCCCGTCTGCGAGTCGCTGCTCATCCTGGAGTACCTCGACGACGCCGTCGGCCTTGCCGGCAACGGCAAGCCCATCCTCCCCGCAGACCCCTACAGCCGCGCCGTCGCTCGCTTCTGGGCCGCCTATGTGAACGACAAG CTGTTCCCTTCGTGCACCGGGATCCTCAAGACTACGAAGCAGGAGGAGAGAGCCGGTAAGATGGAGGAGACCCTGTCCGGGCTCAGACACTTAGAAGCTGTCATGGCGGAGTGCTCCGAAGGGGAGGCGGAGGCGCCGTTCTTCGGTGGTGACGCCATCGGGTTCCTCGACATCGCGCTCGGGTGCTATCTTCCCTGGTTTGAGGCAGCAGGCCGCCTGGCCGGCTTGGGGCCGATCATCGACCCGGCGAGGACGCCGAAACTAGCTGCGTGGGCGGAGCGGTTCAGCGTCGCCGAGCCGATCAAGGCGCTGCTGCCTGGGGTCGACAAGCTGGAGGAGTACATCACTACGGCGCTTTATCCAAAGTGGAACATCGCGGTCACCGGCAACTAA
- the LOC109757022 gene encoding probable glutathione S-transferase GSTU6, translating into MSPTAPDAVAYSNTGILKTAKQEERASKVEETLPGLRHLEAALAECSKGEVEAPFFGGGSIGFLDIALGCYLPWFEAVGRLAGLGPLIDPARTPKLAAWAERFRVAEPVKALLPRVDELEEYIATVLYPKWNVTVTGN; encoded by the coding sequence ATGAGCCCGACTGCACCAGACGCCGTGGCTTATTCCAACACCGGCATCCTCAAGACAGCGAAGCAGGAGGAGAGAGCCAGTAAGGTGGAGGAGACCCTGCCCGGGCTCCGACACTTGGAAGCTGCCCTGGCAgagtgctccaaaggggaggtgGAGGCGCCGTTCTTCGGTGGTGGCTCCATCGGGTTCCTCGACATCGCACTCGGGTGCTATCTTCCTTGGTTTGAGGCAGTAGGCCGCCTGGCCGGCTTGGGGCCGCTCATCGACCCGGCCAGGACGCCGAAACTAGCAGCATGGGCGGAGCGGTTCAGGGTCGCCGAGCCGGTCAAGGCGCTGCTGCCTAGGGTGGACGAGCTGGAGGAGTACATCGCTACGGTGCTTTATCCAAAGTGGAACGTCACGGTCACGGGTAACTAA
- the LOC109757041 gene encoding probable glutathione S-transferase GSTU6 gives MVGAQEQGLKLLVPRSGVSIYAIRVQMALAMKGLAYDYLPEDPRCKSDLLLASNPVHKTLPVLIHSGRPVCESLIIVEYLDDAFPGNGASILPADPYRRAVARFWAAYVDNKMFPSSIGILNTANQQERADKVEETLAAFGLLEAALAECSKEGEAEAPFFGGGSIGFLDIALGCYIPWFEAIGRLAGVPPFLDAARTPKLAAWAGRFSAAKPFIALLTAVDKVEEYITKVLYPKWNVAVTASN, from the exons ATGGTCGGCGCTCAAGAGCAAGGGCTGAAGCTGCTGGTGCCGCGGAGCGGCGTGAGCATATACGCCATCCGCGTCCAGATGGCGCTTGCCATGAAGGGTCTGGCTTACGACTACCTCCCCGAGGACCCCAGGTGCAAGAGCGACCTCCTCCTCGCGTCCAATCCCGTGCACAAGACACTGCCCGTCCTCATCCACAGCGGCAGGCCCGTCTGCGAGTCGCTCATCATCGTGGAGTACCTTGACGATGcattccccggcaacggcgcgtCCATCCTCCCCGCCGACCCCTaccgccgcgccgtcgcccgcTTCTGGGCCGCCTATGTCGACAACAAG ATGTTCCCTTCGTCCATCGGCATTCTCAATACGGCGAATCAGCAGGAGAGAGCTGACAAGGTGGAGGAGACCTTGGCAGCTTTCGGGCTCCTAGAGGCCGCCTTGGCGGAGTGCTCCAAAGAAGGCGAGGCGGAGGCGCCGTTCTTCGGTGGTGGCTCCATCGGGTTCCTGGACATCGCGCTCGGGTGCTATATTCCCTGGTTCGAAGCGATAGGCCGCCTTGCTGGCGTGCCGCCGTTCCTAGACGCGGCGAGGACACCAAAGCTGGCTGCGTGGGCGGGGCGGTTCAGCGCCGCCAAGCCGTTCATTGCCCTGCTGACTGCGGTGGACAAGGTGGAGGAGTACATCACTAAGGTGCTTTATCCAAAGTGGAACGTCGCTGTCACAGCTAGCAACTAA